The following coding sequences are from one Musa acuminata AAA Group cultivar baxijiao chromosome BXJ1-6, Cavendish_Baxijiao_AAA, whole genome shotgun sequence window:
- the LOC135676508 gene encoding uncharacterized protein LOC135676508 isoform X1 → MEGSAGDPGAPDSWEMADLDASMSRLLLSSKNGSALSPSLEAEEEEEEEAAAALDTTRASLASVDGAEGVPMDAVGQVDQFLREALEKPRERLASNFPYLAVLRMEQDIVKFICDPTQQQLEFQAIPNSYLRLAAHRIAQHYYLQSVAIQDNSMPDGSGSRILMQKTSFSCRRPPVRLADIPVNFPQEDNNAIPKVAIKQRPQKHSQIMSNANTQSYKTNRQKSVEERKEEYNRARARIFNSNDMSSTISYSKDEVKLPDILQDCSISARSDEKTAIEGSEKNLGRSFSDSSSGSSILNRTKIEKEPIVSRHKTNNRVAIFRDREVDSKDPDYDRSYDRYMQRFEPGFGFNSGPGTIQPLYSPAVNYNTEFPQLGSGHGAQFPVDHLPQPIPQHLHGGPWLSPSAPNVINYGPPAGMMPTYNSNHVHAHSTTSVYMHSSQYSVPPHPGMSFAHPNGHIQSFVQTHQQLPDTSFGLARPR, encoded by the exons ATGGAGGGCTCGGCGGGCGACCCCGGAGCCCCGGACTCGTGGGAGATGGCGGATCTTGACGCTAGTATGAGCCGGCTGCTGCTCTCCTCCAAGAACGGCTCCGCCTTGTCGCCATCGCTggaggccgaggaggaggaggaggaggaggcggcggcggctttGGATACGACTCGGGCTTCGCTGGCCTCCGTCGATGGTGCCGAAGGCGTCCCGATGGATGCCGTCGGCCAGGTGGACCAGTTCCTCCGGGAGGCTTTGGAGAAGCCGCGAGAGCGGTTGGCGAGTAATTTTCCGTATCTCGCTG TTTTGAGGATGGAGCAAGACATCGTGAAGTTCATTTGTGATCCTACTCAACAGCAACTAGAATTTCAGGCCATTCCAAATTCCTACCTAAGATTAGCAGCACACCGCATTGCACAGCATTATTACCTCCAGTCAGTTGCCATACAAGATAATAGTATGCCAGATGGATCTGGTTCTCGGATTTTGATGCAGAAAACTTCATTTAGTTGTCGAAGACCTCCAGTTCGTCTTGCAGATATTCCTGTCAATTTTCCGCAAGAAGATAATAATGCCATCCCGAAGGTTGCAATCAAGCAAAGGCCTCAGAAGCACTCACAAATTATGAGCAATGCAAATACTCAGTCCTATAAGACTAATCGTCAAAAAAGcgttgaagaaagaaaagaagagtaTAACAGGGCACGTGCACGCATATTCAACAGCAATGATATGAGTAGCACAATTTCATATTCAAAGGATGAAGTAAAATTGCCAGATATACTACAAGACTGCTCTATTTCTGCGAGGTCAGATGAAAAAACTGCAATAGAAGGATCTGAAAAAAATCTTGGGAGGAGTTTTAGTGATTCTTCTTCTGGTAGTAGCATATTAAATAGAACTAAGATAGAGAAAGAGCCCATTGTTAGCAGACACAAAACAAACAATAGAGTAGCCATTTTTCGGGACCGCGAGGTGGATAGCAAGGATCCTGACTATGACAGAAGTTATGACAG GTACATGCAAAGATTTGAACCTGGGTTTGGATTCAACAGTGGACCGGGCACCATACAGCCACTATATTCCCCTGCTGTTAATTACAATACTGAATTCCCACAACTTGGATCAGGTCATGGTGCTCAATTTCCTGTTGACCACCTACCTCAGCCTATTCCTCAGCATCTGCATGGAGGACCTTGGTTATCGCCTTCAGCACCTAATGTGATCAACTATGGTCCTCCAGCAGGCATGATGCCAACATATAATTCCAATCATGTTCATGCTCATTCCACGACATCAGTTTACATGCACTCGTCTCAATATTCTGTGCCTCCACATCCTGGAATGTCTTTTGCTCATCCTAATGGACACATTCAATCTTTTGTGCag ACTCACCAGCAGCTACCTGACACGAGTTTTGGATTAGCCCGGCCCCGTTGA
- the LOC135676508 gene encoding uncharacterized protein LOC135676508 isoform X2: protein MEGSAGDPGAPDSWEMADLDASMSRLLLSSKNGSALSPSLEAEEEEEEEAAAALDTTRASLASVDGAEGVPMDAVGQVDQFLREALEKPRERLAILRMEQDIVKFICDPTQQQLEFQAIPNSYLRLAAHRIAQHYYLQSVAIQDNSMPDGSGSRILMQKTSFSCRRPPVRLADIPVNFPQEDNNAIPKVAIKQRPQKHSQIMSNANTQSYKTNRQKSVEERKEEYNRARARIFNSNDMSSTISYSKDEVKLPDILQDCSISARSDEKTAIEGSEKNLGRSFSDSSSGSSILNRTKIEKEPIVSRHKTNNRVAIFRDREVDSKDPDYDRSYDRYMQRFEPGFGFNSGPGTIQPLYSPAVNYNTEFPQLGSGHGAQFPVDHLPQPIPQHLHGGPWLSPSAPNVINYGPPAGMMPTYNSNHVHAHSTTSVYMHSSQYSVPPHPGMSFAHPNGHIQSFVQTHQQLPDTSFGLARPR, encoded by the exons ATGGAGGGCTCGGCGGGCGACCCCGGAGCCCCGGACTCGTGGGAGATGGCGGATCTTGACGCTAGTATGAGCCGGCTGCTGCTCTCCTCCAAGAACGGCTCCGCCTTGTCGCCATCGCTggaggccgaggaggaggaggaggaggaggcggcggcggctttGGATACGACTCGGGCTTCGCTGGCCTCCGTCGATGGTGCCGAAGGCGTCCCGATGGATGCCGTCGGCCAGGTGGACCAGTTCCTCCGGGAGGCTTTGGAGAAGCCGCGAGAGCGGTTGGCGA TTTTGAGGATGGAGCAAGACATCGTGAAGTTCATTTGTGATCCTACTCAACAGCAACTAGAATTTCAGGCCATTCCAAATTCCTACCTAAGATTAGCAGCACACCGCATTGCACAGCATTATTACCTCCAGTCAGTTGCCATACAAGATAATAGTATGCCAGATGGATCTGGTTCTCGGATTTTGATGCAGAAAACTTCATTTAGTTGTCGAAGACCTCCAGTTCGTCTTGCAGATATTCCTGTCAATTTTCCGCAAGAAGATAATAATGCCATCCCGAAGGTTGCAATCAAGCAAAGGCCTCAGAAGCACTCACAAATTATGAGCAATGCAAATACTCAGTCCTATAAGACTAATCGTCAAAAAAGcgttgaagaaagaaaagaagagtaTAACAGGGCACGTGCACGCATATTCAACAGCAATGATATGAGTAGCACAATTTCATATTCAAAGGATGAAGTAAAATTGCCAGATATACTACAAGACTGCTCTATTTCTGCGAGGTCAGATGAAAAAACTGCAATAGAAGGATCTGAAAAAAATCTTGGGAGGAGTTTTAGTGATTCTTCTTCTGGTAGTAGCATATTAAATAGAACTAAGATAGAGAAAGAGCCCATTGTTAGCAGACACAAAACAAACAATAGAGTAGCCATTTTTCGGGACCGCGAGGTGGATAGCAAGGATCCTGACTATGACAGAAGTTATGACAG GTACATGCAAAGATTTGAACCTGGGTTTGGATTCAACAGTGGACCGGGCACCATACAGCCACTATATTCCCCTGCTGTTAATTACAATACTGAATTCCCACAACTTGGATCAGGTCATGGTGCTCAATTTCCTGTTGACCACCTACCTCAGCCTATTCCTCAGCATCTGCATGGAGGACCTTGGTTATCGCCTTCAGCACCTAATGTGATCAACTATGGTCCTCCAGCAGGCATGATGCCAACATATAATTCCAATCATGTTCATGCTCATTCCACGACATCAGTTTACATGCACTCGTCTCAATATTCTGTGCCTCCACATCCTGGAATGTCTTTTGCTCATCCTAATGGACACATTCAATCTTTTGTGCag ACTCACCAGCAGCTACCTGACACGAGTTTTGGATTAGCCCGGCCCCGTTGA